The following are encoded together in the Candidatus Binataceae bacterium genome:
- a CDS encoding BolA/IbaG family iron-sulfur metabolism protein, whose protein sequence is MDAAEVKRMIEGGLPGALVEVQDTTGGGDHFQALVVSAQFEGRGLVERHQLVYGALGEAMRERVHALALKTLTPAQHQNRR, encoded by the coding sequence ATGGACGCGGCTGAAGTTAAGCGAATGATCGAGGGCGGGCTGCCCGGCGCGCTGGTTGAAGTTCAGGACACAACCGGCGGCGGCGATCATTTTCAGGCGCTTGTGGTAAGCGCGCAGTTCGAGGGGCGCGGCCTGGTCGAACGTCATCAATTGGTCTATGGAGCGCTGGGCGAAGCGATGCGCGAGCGGGTTCATGCCCTTGCGCTGAAAACCCTCACTCCTGCGCAACATCAAAATCGGAGGTAG